In Streptomyces sp. NBC_00448, the following are encoded in one genomic region:
- the soxR gene encoding redox-sensitive transcriptional activator SoxR, which yields MSLSTRDRLTIGELAARSGNATSALRYYEEIGLIQAERTSGGQRRYRRATLRRLAFVRAAQRIGLSLEEVRDALAHLPVDHVPTSADWSRVARTWQRRIDAQIAELQRLKDQLTGCVGCGCLSLTRCGLYNPDDTAAHQGPGARYLLGDSPPAR from the coding sequence GTGAGCCTCTCCACCCGCGACCGCCTGACCATCGGCGAACTGGCCGCCCGCAGCGGCAACGCCACCTCCGCGCTGCGCTACTACGAGGAGATCGGCCTCATCCAGGCCGAGCGCACCTCCGGCGGCCAGCGCCGCTACCGCCGCGCCACCCTGCGCCGGCTGGCCTTCGTCCGCGCCGCCCAGCGGATCGGGCTGAGCCTGGAGGAGGTCCGCGACGCCCTCGCGCACCTGCCCGTCGACCACGTGCCCACCTCCGCCGACTGGAGCCGGGTGGCCCGCACCTGGCAGCGCCGGATCGACGCGCAGATCGCCGAGCTCCAGCGGCTGAAGGACCAGCTCACCGGCTGCGTCGGCTGCGGCTGCCTGTCCCTGACCCGCTGCGGGCTGTACAACCCGGACGACACGGCAGCGCACCAGGGGCCCGGCGCCCGCTATCTGCTGGGCGACAGTCCCCCGGCGCGCTGA
- a CDS encoding transketolase family protein — translation MDTMRDRFGTVAGRLLDEDPRLAVVLAVISGDRFKDAAKAHPDRVIDVGIREQLLVSVAGGMALTGLRPLVHTFASFLVERPFEQVKLDLNHQGVGAVLVSAGASYDIAAGGRTHQSPGDVALLDTLDGWTVHVPGHPDEAEALLRHAAADGDNLVYVRLSDQTNLAPQPVSPGRFQVMREGRAGVVLAVGPMLDAVLEATSGRDVTVLYASTVRPFDASTVREAVARAAAPDLVLVEPYLAGTSADFASRALADVPHRVLSLGTRREELRRYGSPRDHIAAHGLDAAGLRERIDGFLRP, via the coding sequence ATGGACACCATGCGTGACCGTTTCGGCACGGTCGCCGGCCGCCTTCTCGACGAGGACCCGCGCCTCGCGGTCGTGCTCGCCGTGATCTCCGGCGACCGCTTCAAGGACGCCGCCAAGGCGCACCCGGACCGCGTGATCGACGTCGGCATCCGGGAGCAGCTCCTGGTCAGCGTGGCCGGCGGCATGGCGCTGACCGGCCTGCGCCCCCTCGTGCACACCTTCGCGAGCTTCCTGGTGGAGCGCCCCTTCGAGCAGGTGAAACTGGACCTGAACCACCAGGGCGTCGGCGCGGTGCTGGTGAGCGCGGGCGCCTCGTACGACATCGCGGCCGGCGGGCGCACCCACCAGAGCCCGGGAGACGTCGCGCTGCTGGACACCCTCGACGGGTGGACGGTGCACGTGCCCGGGCATCCGGACGAGGCCGAGGCGCTGCTGCGGCACGCCGCGGCCGACGGGGACAACCTCGTGTACGTCCGGCTCAGCGACCAGACGAACCTCGCGCCGCAGCCGGTCTCCCCGGGACGGTTCCAGGTGATGCGCGAGGGCCGCGCCGGCGTGGTGCTGGCGGTCGGGCCGATGCTGGACGCCGTGCTGGAAGCGACCAGCGGCCGCGACGTGACCGTGCTGTACGCCTCGACGGTACGGCCGTTCGACGCGTCCACGGTGCGCGAGGCGGTGGCGCGCGCGGCGGCGCCCGACCTGGTGCTGGTCGAGCCGTACCTCGCGGGCACCTCGGCGGACTTCGCCAGCCGGGCGCTGGCGGACGTGCCGCACCGGGTGCTGTCGCTGGGCACGCGGCGCGAGGAGCTGCGTCGCTACGGGTCCCCGCGGGACCACATCGCCGCGCACGGCCTGGACGCGGCCGGGCTGCGCGAGCGGATCGACGGGTTCCTCCGGCCGTAG
- a CDS encoding tyrosine-type recombinase/integrase: protein MRHTGLTWMADAGVPLHVLRLIAGHGSLSTTQRYLHPDLHCVARAAHTLNAHLTNKPDVPPPPPTSTSSARLRGL from the coding sequence CTGCGCCACACCGGCCTCACGTGGATGGCCGACGCCGGAGTCCCCCTCCACGTCTTGCGGTTGATCGCCGGACACGGCTCGCTGTCCACTACCCAGCGCTACCTCCACCCCGACCTGCACTGCGTCGCGCGCGCCGCGCACACCCTCAACGCCCATCTGACGAACAAGCCCGACGTGCCGCCGCCCCCTCCTACGTCTACCTCGTCGGCACGACTGCGGGGACTGTAG
- a CDS encoding substrate-binding domain-containing protein produces the protein MRDVRSGSRRARLAAAAVAVALVAGATACSKSGAGGDSSSGNGNPSKTSAGTVAIKGDITFNDANLAKIDAALKTALAGKDLSKLDQAMVVNVAVDYWNAGKVGFKKGLSDLGVKGTYQAPANGRLDQQLSIIQTLRGQGITGLSVSAIDPTAIKAPIASANKAGIPVLAIDSPLPKEDGASLYLGTPNYQAGQKAGMAMKQALGNKGQVVVLVGSLTTSNAVERIQGFEDALKGTDIKVVQKLSDGMDASKALTNAQTAIQTNPNINGLYGVYSYDGPSAGQAVQAAGKSGRVKIISDDSDPQTLKFIKSGTIQATVVQQPYQQGYTGAYLLTAFKVLGKEATLKIVQPYLESDGTTLSSGVGLVTGDNLSDYQAKLKDLGIG, from the coding sequence ATGCGTGATGTGCGGTCTGGAAGCAGGAGAGCCCGCCTCGCCGCAGCTGCCGTGGCGGTGGCGCTGGTCGCCGGCGCCACCGCGTGCAGCAAGAGCGGGGCAGGCGGCGATTCGTCGTCGGGCAACGGGAACCCGTCGAAGACATCGGCCGGCACGGTGGCGATCAAGGGTGACATCACCTTCAACGACGCCAATCTCGCGAAGATCGACGCGGCGCTGAAGACCGCGCTGGCCGGCAAGGACCTGTCGAAGCTCGACCAGGCCATGGTGGTCAACGTCGCCGTCGACTACTGGAACGCGGGCAAGGTCGGGTTCAAGAAGGGCCTGTCGGATCTGGGTGTCAAGGGCACGTACCAGGCACCGGCCAACGGCCGCCTGGACCAGCAGCTGTCGATCATTCAGACGCTGCGCGGTCAGGGCATCACCGGGTTGAGCGTGTCGGCGATCGACCCGACCGCGATCAAGGCCCCGATCGCATCCGCCAACAAGGCCGGTATCCCTGTCCTGGCGATCGACTCGCCGTTGCCCAAGGAGGACGGCGCCTCGCTCTACCTCGGCACGCCGAACTACCAGGCGGGCCAGAAGGCGGGCATGGCGATGAAGCAGGCTCTCGGAAACAAGGGCCAGGTCGTGGTACTGGTCGGCTCGCTGACGACTTCCAACGCGGTGGAGCGCATCCAGGGCTTCGAGGACGCGCTGAAGGGCACTGACATCAAGGTGGTGCAGAAGCTCAGCGACGGCATGGACGCCTCCAAGGCGCTGACCAACGCGCAGACCGCAATCCAGACCAATCCCAACATCAACGGCCTCTACGGCGTCTACTCCTATGACGGCCCGTCGGCCGGCCAGGCGGTGCAGGCGGCGGGGAAGTCCGGCCGAGTGAAGATCATCTCTGATGACAGCGACCCGCAGACCCTGAAGTTCATCAAGTCCGGGACCATACAGGCGACTGTCGTCCAGCAGCCGTACCAGCAGGGCTACACCGGGGCCTACTTGCTGACCGCTTTCAAGGTGCTCGGTAAGGAGGCGACGCTGAAGATCGTCCAGCCCTACCTGGAGTCCGACGGAACCACGCTGTCCTCGGGCGTCGGCCTGGTGACCGGCGACAACCTGTCCGACTACCAGGCCAAGCTCAAGGATCTGGGAATCGGCTGA
- a CDS encoding YiaA/YiaB family inner membrane protein: MTKVIPQQQTTAAYAAQAAISFGLALGAMVVGVAYLPVDAWVRAFLAVGLLYVVTATFTLSKVVRDRQQEGQVTSRVDQARLDKLLAEHDPYKVEGM, from the coding sequence ATGACCAAGGTGATTCCGCAGCAGCAGACGACTGCCGCGTATGCCGCGCAGGCCGCGATCTCGTTCGGGCTGGCGCTGGGGGCGATGGTGGTGGGGGTGGCGTACCTGCCGGTGGACGCGTGGGTGAGGGCGTTCCTGGCGGTCGGGCTGCTCTATGTGGTGACGGCGACGTTCACCCTGTCGAAGGTGGTCCGGGACCGTCAGCAGGAGGGGCAGGTGACCAGCCGGGTGGACCAGGCCCGGTTGGACAAGCTGCTCGCCGAGCACGACCCGTACAAGGTCGAGGGGATGTAG
- a CDS encoding L-ribulose-5-phosphate 4-epimerase: MSPNPTPPRTAAVASLRNQVSDLHQELVRYQLVVWTAGNVSGRVPGHDLFIIKPSGVDYERLGPSSMIVCDLDGRVVEGELSPSSDTAAHAYVYRHLPEVGGVVHTHSTYATSWAARGEPVPCVLTAMADEFGGEIPVGPFALIGDDSIGRGIVDTLKGHRSPAVLMRSHGVFTIGRDARAAVKAAVMCEDVARTVHVSRQLGDPLPIDRSDIDRLYHRYQNVYGQTTATTDTGVSR; encoded by the coding sequence ATGAGTCCCAACCCCACACCGCCGCGGACCGCCGCGGTTGCGTCGCTGCGGAACCAGGTCAGCGATCTGCATCAGGAACTGGTCCGCTACCAACTGGTGGTCTGGACGGCCGGAAACGTCTCCGGCCGGGTGCCCGGACACGACCTGTTCATCATCAAGCCCAGCGGTGTGGACTACGAGCGCCTCGGCCCGAGCAGCATGATCGTCTGCGACCTCGACGGCCGTGTGGTGGAAGGCGAGTTGTCGCCGTCCTCGGACACCGCCGCACACGCCTACGTCTACCGCCACCTGCCCGAGGTCGGTGGGGTCGTGCACACCCACTCCACGTACGCCACCTCCTGGGCGGCGCGCGGCGAGCCGGTCCCCTGCGTGCTGACCGCCATGGCCGACGAGTTCGGCGGGGAGATACCGGTCGGACCCTTCGCGCTCATCGGCGACGACTCCATCGGCCGCGGCATCGTGGACACGCTCAAGGGACACCGCTCGCCCGCAGTGCTGATGCGCAGCCACGGCGTCTTCACCATCGGCCGGGACGCCCGCGCGGCGGTGAAGGCGGCGGTGATGTGCGAGGACGTGGCCCGTACCGTGCATGTTTCACGGCAGCTCGGTGATCCACTGCCCATCGACCGGTCCGATATCGACCGCCTCTACCACCGCTACCAGAACGTCTACGGCCAGACCACGGCCACGACCGACACAGGAGTCAGCCGATGA
- a CDS encoding GlxA family transcriptional regulator, producing MSRIVFFLVPGVHLLDLAGPAQVFSTAADFGHPSTLVYVAERPVVPTAQGLPVVAGTEWPRLGPEDLIVVPGWRVSVPAAGPRTGVGVDGPAIGAAALRALRDHHAGGGTVAGVCVGAEALGRAGLLDGRRCTTHHEVQDELARRHPAAVVVRDVLYTADDRVVTSAGIASGIDLALHLVAGRHGPAVAARVARDMVLHTRRNGHEPQASAMFRYRSHLEDAVHRAQDVLDARFAEPLPLPVLAGAVGVSERTLTRLFTRATGGLTPLRYQQALRLERAEHLIGHGATVEAAARAVGFDDPRMLRRLRARGS from the coding sequence GTGAGCCGCATCGTCTTCTTCCTGGTGCCCGGGGTCCATCTGCTCGACCTGGCCGGACCCGCGCAGGTCTTCTCCACGGCCGCGGACTTCGGGCACCCCAGCACGCTCGTCTACGTCGCCGAGCGGCCGGTGGTCCCGACCGCTCAGGGGCTGCCGGTGGTGGCTGGCACCGAGTGGCCCCGCCTCGGCCCGGAGGACCTGATCGTGGTGCCCGGCTGGCGGGTGTCCGTCCCGGCGGCGGGGCCCCGTACCGGCGTCGGGGTGGACGGCCCCGCCATCGGCGCGGCCGCCCTGCGCGCGCTGCGGGACCACCACGCCGGGGGCGGGACGGTGGCCGGCGTGTGCGTGGGCGCGGAGGCGCTCGGCCGGGCCGGGCTGCTCGACGGGCGCCGCTGCACCACCCACCACGAGGTGCAGGACGAGTTGGCCCGCCGGCACCCCGCGGCCGTGGTGGTCCGCGACGTCCTCTACACCGCCGACGACCGGGTGGTCACCTCGGCCGGCATCGCCAGCGGCATCGACCTGGCCCTGCACCTGGTCGCCGGCCGGCACGGGCCCGCCGTCGCCGCCCGGGTGGCGCGGGACATGGTGCTGCACACGCGGCGCAACGGCCACGAACCGCAGGCCAGCGCCATGTTCAGATACCGCTCCCACCTCGAAGACGCCGTGCACCGCGCCCAGGACGTGCTCGACGCGAGGTTCGCCGAGCCGTTGCCGCTGCCGGTCCTGGCCGGGGCCGTGGGGGTGAGCGAGCGCACCCTCACCCGCCTGTTCACCCGCGCCACCGGCGGCCTCACCCCGCTGCGCTACCAGCAGGCCCTCCGCCTCGAACGCGCCGAGCACCTCATCGGCCACGGCGCCACGGTCGAGGCCGCCGCCCGCGCGGTCGGCTTCGACGACCCCCGCATGCTGCGCCGCCTGCGGGCGCGCGGGAGTTGA
- a CDS encoding DUF4291 domain-containing protein translates to MDIPRQQIRAVHTASTVTVYQAYAPEIGGPAARHGRFPAAWKRDRMTWIKPSFLWMMYRCGWGTKEGQETVLAVEITRDGFEWALEHACLAHYDPALHPDHDAWKRELKRAPARVQWDPERDLHLRPLPHRSLQLGLAGDAARRYADEWTVAVTDVTALAHEVHAHLRNGELEAARHLLPAERPYPEHGQLLARVRG, encoded by the coding sequence GTGGACATACCCCGACAGCAGATCCGCGCCGTGCACACGGCCTCGACGGTGACCGTCTACCAGGCGTACGCGCCGGAGATCGGCGGACCGGCCGCCCGGCACGGGCGATTCCCCGCGGCGTGGAAGCGGGACCGCATGACGTGGATCAAGCCGTCCTTCCTGTGGATGATGTACCGCTGCGGGTGGGGCACCAAGGAGGGCCAGGAGACCGTGCTCGCGGTCGAGATCACCCGCGACGGCTTCGAATGGGCCCTGGAGCACGCCTGCCTGGCGCACTACGACCCCGCGCTCCACCCCGACCACGACGCCTGGAAGCGCGAGCTCAAGCGGGCCCCGGCCCGGGTCCAGTGGGACCCCGAACGCGACCTGCACCTGCGGCCGCTCCCGCACCGTTCGCTGCAACTCGGCCTCGCGGGCGACGCCGCGCGCCGCTACGCCGACGAGTGGACGGTCGCCGTCACCGACGTCACCGCGCTCGCGCACGAGGTCCACGCCCACCTGAGGAACGGGGAGTTGGAGGCCGCCCGGCATCTGCTGCCGGCGGAGCGCCCCTACCCCGAGCACGGCCAACTCCTCGCCAGGGTGCGGGGATGA
- a CDS encoding sugar ABC transporter ATP-binding protein has translation MDPSTDTRPGAAGAAPGGHAVSLRDVSKSYGSVKVLDIPSLDLARGQIVAVVGENGAGKSTLMGILSGTVAPTTGTIDIAGELLQTGHPNHARELGVALVAQEFPLVGQLSVAENLLLGRRPATAGTNMLSRTVFDKGGIRTEARQLLAEVGVTGIDVDRPVERFPVPVRQMIEIAKAWGHRPVVLILDEPTSSLGPVEAERVLDLAREHAAAGGAVLFIGHRLDEVQAVADRVVVLRSGKLVADLAPGEATEERMIREMVGAELARADLAPPPSVERATTLSVRGLTADGLGPLDLDVKAGEIVGVAGLMGSGRSRLLHTIMGAQPRTGGSVAFDGRDFRPRHPADSVEAGIGMVPEDRKVQSLLPAHSVRWNVTLTTLRRISSRGVLRPRADKEHAARIVEELGVRLHSQEQLISDLSGGNQQKAVFGRWLAAEPNLLLLDEPTRGVDVGAKAEIYGLIDAAAEKGLAVLVASSELEELMWICHRIVVMAHGRVVADISRDRFSKEAIMTAAAGTQSGTDSRGKASA, from the coding sequence ATGGATCCATCCACCGACACCCGCCCTGGAGCCGCCGGTGCGGCTCCCGGAGGCCACGCCGTGTCGCTGCGGGATGTCAGCAAGTCCTACGGCTCGGTGAAGGTACTGGACATCCCCAGTCTGGATCTGGCGCGCGGGCAGATCGTGGCAGTGGTGGGGGAGAACGGTGCCGGCAAGTCCACCCTGATGGGCATACTGTCCGGCACGGTGGCCCCCACCACCGGGACCATAGACATCGCTGGTGAGCTCCTGCAGACCGGCCATCCGAACCACGCCCGTGAACTGGGCGTGGCACTGGTGGCGCAGGAGTTCCCCCTGGTCGGGCAGTTGAGCGTGGCGGAGAACCTGCTGCTGGGCCGCCGCCCCGCGACGGCCGGCACGAACATGCTCAGCCGCACGGTGTTCGACAAGGGCGGTATCAGGACAGAAGCGAGACAGCTGCTTGCCGAGGTCGGGGTGACGGGCATTGACGTCGACCGGCCCGTGGAGCGCTTCCCGGTGCCGGTGCGGCAGATGATCGAGATCGCCAAGGCGTGGGGCCACCGTCCGGTCGTTCTGATCCTGGACGAGCCGACGTCCTCGCTCGGGCCGGTCGAGGCCGAACGGGTCCTGGACCTGGCCCGTGAGCACGCCGCAGCCGGGGGCGCGGTGCTCTTCATCGGGCACCGGCTGGACGAGGTGCAGGCGGTCGCCGACCGGGTCGTCGTACTGCGCAGCGGCAAACTGGTGGCGGACCTGGCGCCCGGCGAGGCGACCGAGGAGCGGATGATCCGCGAGATGGTCGGCGCGGAGCTGGCCCGCGCCGACCTCGCGCCGCCCCCGTCGGTCGAGCGGGCCACGACGCTGTCGGTTCGCGGTCTGACCGCTGACGGCCTCGGCCCGCTCGACCTGGACGTGAAGGCGGGCGAAATCGTCGGGGTTGCCGGACTGATGGGCTCCGGGCGCAGCAGGCTGCTGCACACGATCATGGGAGCGCAGCCGCGTACCGGCGGCTCGGTCGCCTTCGACGGGCGGGACTTCCGTCCCCGGCACCCGGCGGACTCCGTCGAGGCGGGTATCGGGATGGTGCCCGAGGACCGCAAGGTCCAGTCGCTGCTGCCGGCGCACTCCGTACGTTGGAACGTCACCCTGACCACGCTACGGCGTATCAGCAGCCGTGGTGTGTTGCGGCCCAGGGCGGACAAGGAACATGCCGCCCGGATCGTCGAGGAGCTGGGGGTACGTCTGCACTCCCAGGAGCAACTGATCAGCGACCTGTCCGGCGGCAACCAGCAGAAGGCCGTGTTCGGCCGGTGGCTGGCGGCCGAGCCCAACCTGCTGCTGCTGGACGAGCCGACCCGCGGCGTCGATGTCGGCGCCAAGGCGGAGATCTACGGTCTCATCGACGCGGCGGCCGAGAAGGGTCTGGCGGTGCTGGTGGCCTCTTCCGAATTGGAGGAGCTGATGTGGATCTGCCATCGCATCGTGGTGATGGCTCACGGCCGGGTGGTGGCCGACATCTCCCGGGACCGGTTCAGCAAGGAAGCGATCATGACCGCGGCGGCCGGGACTCAGTCCGGGACGGACTCGCGGGGGAAGGCGAGCGCATGA
- the araA gene encoding L-arabinose isomerase — protein MTASTRPEVWFLTGSQGLYGEETLSQVAEQSRRIQEQLDAAPGRPATLVWKPVLTDSAAIMATVLAANADPSCIGLIVWMHTFSPAKMWIAGLDLLRKPLLHLHTQANVELPWSTIDMDFMNLNQAAHGDREFGYIQSRLRVARKTVSGHSSDPAVVARIHTWMRAALGYGALRALRLARFGDNMRDVAVTEGDKVEAQLRFGVSVNTYGVNDLVEIVNAADETAVGELVTEYGHAYRLAPELVVGGERHESLRYAARIELGLRAFLTEGGFGAFTTNFEDLGGLRQLPGLAVQRLMADGYGFGGEGDWKTSALVHTLKSMSAGLPGGTSFMEDYTYHLVPGSELILGAHMLEVCPSIAGGRPSCEIHPLGIGGREDPVRLVFDASPGPAIVVGLADLGDRFRLVANEIEVVAPVEPLPELPVARAVWKPAPNLRTSTEAWLTAGGPHHTVLSSAVGSEELADLAEMLGTELLLIDADTNIRHFTKEIRWNQAYHRLAGGL, from the coding sequence ATGACAGCGTCAACTCGTCCCGAGGTGTGGTTCCTCACCGGGAGCCAGGGTCTGTACGGGGAGGAGACGCTGTCGCAGGTGGCCGAGCAGTCCCGCCGGATCCAGGAACAGCTGGACGCGGCACCCGGCAGGCCGGCGACGCTGGTGTGGAAGCCGGTGCTCACCGACTCCGCCGCCATCATGGCCACGGTGCTGGCCGCCAACGCCGATCCGTCCTGTATCGGCCTGATCGTGTGGATGCACACGTTCTCCCCGGCCAAGATGTGGATCGCCGGACTGGACCTGCTGCGCAAGCCACTGTTGCACCTGCACACCCAGGCCAACGTCGAACTGCCCTGGTCCACCATCGACATGGACTTCATGAACCTCAACCAGGCCGCCCATGGCGACCGCGAGTTCGGGTACATCCAGTCCCGGTTGCGGGTCGCCCGCAAGACCGTGTCCGGACACTCCTCGGACCCCGCAGTCGTGGCCCGTATTCACACCTGGATGCGTGCCGCGCTCGGCTACGGCGCGTTGCGTGCCCTGCGGCTGGCCCGGTTCGGCGACAACATGCGCGACGTGGCGGTCACCGAGGGGGACAAGGTCGAGGCCCAACTCCGGTTCGGGGTGTCGGTCAACACCTACGGTGTGAACGACCTCGTCGAGATCGTCAACGCCGCAGACGAGACGGCGGTCGGCGAACTCGTCACGGAGTACGGGCATGCTTACCGCCTCGCACCCGAACTCGTCGTCGGCGGTGAGCGGCACGAGTCCCTCCGCTACGCGGCCCGGATCGAACTGGGCCTGCGCGCCTTCCTGACCGAGGGCGGGTTCGGCGCCTTCACCACCAACTTCGAGGACCTGGGCGGATTGCGGCAACTGCCCGGCCTGGCGGTGCAGCGCCTGATGGCCGACGGATACGGGTTCGGCGGCGAGGGCGACTGGAAGACCTCCGCGCTGGTCCACACCCTCAAATCCATGAGCGCGGGCCTGCCCGGCGGCACGTCCTTCATGGAGGACTACACCTACCACCTCGTCCCCGGCAGCGAACTGATTCTGGGCGCCCACATGCTGGAGGTCTGCCCCTCGATCGCCGGGGGGCGTCCGTCGTGCGAGATCCACCCTCTGGGTATCGGGGGCCGCGAGGACCCGGTCCGCCTCGTCTTCGACGCCAGTCCGGGGCCGGCGATCGTCGTGGGCCTGGCCGACCTGGGCGACCGCTTCCGGCTGGTCGCCAACGAGATCGAGGTGGTTGCGCCGGTCGAGCCGCTGCCCGAACTCCCGGTCGCCCGGGCCGTGTGGAAGCCGGCGCCGAACCTGCGGACCTCCACCGAGGCGTGGCTGACCGCCGGTGGCCCGCACCACACCGTGCTGTCAAGCGCCGTGGGAAGCGAGGAACTCGCTGACCTGGCGGAAATGCTGGGCACCGAACTGCTGCTCATCGACGCCGACACCAACATCCGGCACTTCACCAAGGAGATCCGCTGGAATCAGGCGTACCACCGCCTGGCAGGCGGTCTCTGA
- a CDS encoding ABC transporter permease: MTTGTAPARAKGDTGDGPRTSLVRRLLQTPEVGVVAACVVVFTALALDKSTFASAVNLQGMGFDLAQYGLIAIGESLVILTGGIDLSVGALLGTSVILMSWFNVRAGLPPAVAILITLAIAGTVGLIHGLAVTRLKMPPFVVTLVTYTVAQGVTLAITSGTSIVGISGLFGDVGQQYVAQIPLPLILFVVVALAAWFFLERTYAGRQVYAVGGNPEAARLAGIRGDRRVVSMYVTSSLLSAFAGIMVLGRMGVGSASGVGVGWELSAIAAAVIGGVSLVGGQGRILGIVAGTVLLELINNGLTTLQINSNYTNIVLGCVLGLAITADRLRARSVARRA; encoded by the coding sequence ATGACCACCGGTACCGCACCGGCCAGGGCCAAGGGCGACACCGGTGACGGGCCGCGCACCTCGTTGGTGCGCCGTCTGTTGCAGACTCCCGAAGTCGGCGTGGTCGCGGCCTGCGTCGTCGTGTTCACGGCGCTGGCACTGGACAAGTCGACCTTCGCCAGCGCGGTCAACCTGCAAGGCATGGGCTTCGACCTGGCCCAGTACGGTCTGATCGCGATCGGGGAGTCCCTCGTGATCCTCACCGGCGGGATCGACCTCTCGGTCGGCGCGCTGCTGGGCACCAGCGTCATCCTGATGTCCTGGTTCAACGTCCGCGCCGGCCTGCCGCCCGCGGTGGCGATCCTGATCACCCTGGCCATCGCCGGCACCGTCGGCCTGATCCACGGCCTGGCCGTCACCCGGCTGAAGATGCCGCCGTTCGTCGTCACCCTGGTCACCTACACCGTGGCCCAGGGCGTCACCCTGGCCATCACCTCCGGGACATCCATCGTCGGCATATCAGGGCTGTTCGGCGACGTTGGACAACAGTACGTCGCACAGATCCCCCTGCCACTCATCCTGTTCGTCGTCGTGGCACTGGCGGCCTGGTTCTTCCTGGAGCGCACCTACGCGGGCCGTCAGGTCTACGCGGTCGGTGGCAACCCCGAGGCGGCCCGACTCGCCGGAATTCGCGGTGACCGGCGCGTCGTGTCCATGTACGTGACCAGTTCACTGCTGTCGGCGTTCGCCGGAATCATGGTGCTGGGGCGGATGGGAGTGGGCTCGGCCAGTGGCGTCGGCGTCGGCTGGGAGCTGTCGGCGATCGCGGCGGCTGTCATCGGAGGCGTCAGCCTCGTCGGTGGCCAGGGTCGCATCCTCGGGATCGTCGCCGGCACCGTCCTGCTGGAACTCATCAACAACGGCCTGACAACACTGCAGATCAACTCCAACTACACCAACATCGTGCTCGGCTGCGTTCTCGGACTTGCCATCACCGCCGACCGGCTCCGTGCCAGGAGCGTCGCACGCCGTGCCTGA
- a CDS encoding transketolase, which yields MTTTRAAAQAVAGHPDGWPYGYQDLYPLMSLMSGDEKHDPAATSTLDVLWVLYDRVLRVSPESADDPERDRFLLSKGHGPMAYYAVLAAKGFVPRAWLTGFGGYDSPLGHHPDRTLVPGVEIGSGSLGHGLPLAVGSALGLRAQGLTDPAVWALVGDAEMDEGSNHEALQFAGAVGLEQLHVVAVDNQSATYGWPGGLAARFTMEGWSALTVDGRDHDALYEAFTAPHPGRPHAVVARVEPKD from the coding sequence ATGACGACGACGAGAGCCGCCGCACAGGCGGTCGCCGGCCACCCGGACGGGTGGCCGTACGGCTACCAGGACCTCTACCCGCTGATGTCGCTGATGAGCGGCGACGAGAAGCACGACCCCGCGGCCACCTCGACCCTCGATGTGCTGTGGGTGCTGTACGACCGGGTGCTGCGGGTTTCCCCGGAGAGCGCCGACGACCCCGAGCGGGACCGTTTCCTGCTGTCGAAGGGGCACGGCCCGATGGCGTACTACGCGGTGCTCGCCGCGAAGGGCTTCGTGCCGCGCGCGTGGCTGACCGGCTTCGGGGGATACGACTCGCCGCTCGGCCACCACCCGGACCGGACCCTGGTGCCAGGCGTGGAGATCGGCTCGGGCTCGCTCGGGCACGGGCTGCCGCTGGCGGTGGGCAGCGCGCTGGGCCTGCGGGCGCAGGGGCTGACCGACCCCGCGGTGTGGGCGCTGGTCGGCGACGCGGAGATGGACGAGGGCAGCAACCACGAGGCGCTGCAGTTCGCCGGGGCGGTGGGCCTCGAGCAACTGCACGTGGTCGCCGTGGACAACCAGTCCGCGACCTACGGCTGGCCGGGCGGGCTCGCCGCCCGCTTCACCATGGAGGGCTGGTCCGCGCTGACCGTGGACGGACGGGACCACGACGCGCTGTACGAGGCGTTCACCGCGCCCCACCCCGGCCGCCCGCACGCGGTGGTCGCCCGGGTGGAGCCCAAGGACTGA